Proteins from a genomic interval of Paenibacillus sp. FSL H8-0048:
- a CDS encoding response regulator, whose amino-acid sequence MYKLILAEDEEDVREGIIAQIDWEEYGFEVVEQAENGREAADAIDRLLPDVVVTDIQMPFMNGLQLAEWIRSRHPNTKIIILTGYDEFEYAQKAIKLQIDEYILKPFSSRELIDVLLKVRATIETEIAEKENVFVLSEHYRKSLPLLREQFLSTLVSRRLRCAEIAEKSTEYGIPLTGECFQSSVISIDYIRPDRSFAVQAQRPVSLRDTGDRNLQLYAVLNIAEEICQKHDFGKVFIHRDDVVLLSVSESPEESDITARTFAILEEICQNVQRFLKLTVTAGAGTVCRAPSMLFHSFGDALQALDYRLILGNNRVIWIEDVESRSSRMLDFDELTQQSLIRTIKLGTVQELREVVDELFRGLDTEQVSAQDYQIYLLEIITSILRVAKESGSGTNDFIGPGLTSLSDMNKFNNLEEARQWIITVCTRLMDSIASERQSSYKQLIDQAKEYIRSHYEESDMSIGRVCQHLHISTGYFSSIFKKEMKMTFVSYLLQIRLEAAKELLRSTELKAFEIAERIGFADPNYFSFCFRKKYGQSPKEYKNSARGE is encoded by the coding sequence ATGTACAAATTAATACTCGCCGAAGACGAGGAAGATGTAAGAGAAGGCATTATCGCCCAGATTGACTGGGAAGAGTACGGCTTCGAGGTCGTTGAGCAGGCCGAGAACGGGCGGGAAGCGGCGGATGCAATCGACCGGCTGCTGCCGGATGTGGTCGTTACCGATATCCAGATGCCTTTTATGAATGGCCTGCAGCTCGCAGAATGGATACGCAGCCGCCATCCGAATACGAAGATTATTATTCTAACCGGCTATGATGAGTTCGAATACGCCCAGAAGGCGATTAAGCTGCAGATTGATGAATATATCCTGAAGCCCTTCTCGTCCCGGGAGCTGATTGACGTTCTGCTTAAGGTTCGCGCCACAATCGAGACCGAGATCGCCGAGAAGGAGAATGTGTTCGTGCTGAGCGAGCATTACCGCAAGAGCCTGCCGCTTCTGCGCGAGCAGTTCCTCTCCACCCTGGTGTCCCGCCGATTGCGCTGCGCAGAGATCGCTGAGAAAAGCACAGAGTACGGCATCCCCCTCACCGGTGAATGTTTCCAGTCCTCGGTGATCAGCATTGATTATATCCGCCCGGACCGTTCTTTCGCTGTTCAAGCTCAGCGGCCCGTATCTCTGCGGGATACCGGGGATCGTAATCTCCAGCTCTATGCTGTGCTGAACATCGCGGAGGAGATCTGCCAGAAGCATGACTTCGGCAAGGTATTCATCCACCGGGATGATGTTGTGCTGCTCTCGGTCAGCGAGAGCCCGGAGGAGAGCGACATCACCGCCAGAACCTTCGCCATTCTCGAAGAGATCTGCCAGAATGTGCAGCGCTTCCTGAAGCTGACCGTAACCGCCGGGGCCGGAACCGTCTGCCGGGCACCGTCCATGCTGTTCCATTCCTTCGGGGATGCGCTGCAAGCGCTTGATTACCGGCTGATTCTCGGCAACAACCGGGTCATCTGGATTGAGGATGTGGAGTCCCGCTCCAGCCGGATGCTGGACTTTGATGAACTGACTCAGCAGTCGCTGATCCGTACGATCAAGCTGGGGACCGTCCAGGAGCTGCGCGAGGTCGTGGACGAGCTGTTCCGGGGACTGGATACGGAGCAGGTCTCGGCGCAGGATTACCAGATTTATCTGCTGGAGATCATCACCTCCATTCTGCGGGTGGCGAAGGAATCCGGGAGCGGAACGAATGATTTTATCGGACCCGGCCTGACCTCGCTAAGCGATATGAACAAATTCAACAACCTGGAAGAAGCCAGGCAGTGGATTATTACCGTATGTACCCGGCTGATGGATTCCATTGCTTCGGAGCGCCAGTCGAGCTACAAGCAGCTCATAGACCAGGCTAAGGAATATATCCGCAGCCACTATGAAGAATCCGATATGTCCATCGGCAGGGTATGCCAGCATCTGCATATCAGCACGGGCTATTTCAGCAGCATTTTCAAAAAAGAAATGAAGATGACCTTCGTCAGCTATCTCTTGCAGATCCGGCTGGAAGCCGCGAAGGAGCTGCTGCGTTCCACCGAGCTGAAGGCGTTCGAGATCGCCGAGCGGATTGGTTTTGCCGACCCGAATTATTTCAGCTTCTGCTTCCGCAAGAAATACGGACAATCCCCCAAAGAGTATAAGAACAGCGCGCGGGGAGAATAA
- a CDS encoding sensor histidine kinase — protein sequence MNKPKGYFFPLRPGPGKSGRLRLSSKLRSIQLIITLTFMAVTAAVAVIVSVMLYGKFANTAEENANLNMQQIIEQVNYNLELYVKGMGSIFATAEKQITSTPSIDSPLLYERMDTLMSSREDLVSVAVFTPQGQYVVGTPGQTMRMNTGLESQSWFTTAKRTSEISYSAPHIQNLFKGRYTWVVSISKLIQYRENGELRTGVLLLDFNFRTIDQLSKQVKLGKRGYAYILDPLGNIVYHPQQQLIYAGLKYENVEPVLEYAYRSYLDESTGEKRFITVRTLAQTGWKIVGVAYYDEIVTTKRDLNQFLAWFLGVVLVCVIAVSVFLSWLIASPIRKLERTVKQVAEGDLNTPINVSGAYEVEQLSRRFNMMLQRIRQLMEQIIYEQETKRKGELEVLQSQINPHFLYNTLNSVIRLAERGKTDEVVTMIQSLSRFFRISLSKGKNIITIQEELDHIRHYLVIQSFRFKNKFRYEITAQEEVLECQTIKLILQPIVENALYHGIEMLPDEGLISITAGLQDGVIIIRVSDNGLGMSKETVNGILSGSVKSTSGSGVGVRNVHERIGLYYGREYGLAFESELEEGTVVTIVFPALPAGEATDEQKEETNL from the coding sequence ATGAACAAGCCGAAGGGTTATTTCTTCCCGCTGCGGCCGGGGCCCGGCAAGAGCGGCAGGCTGCGCCTGTCCTCGAAGCTGCGGAGCATTCAGCTGATTATCACGCTGACGTTCATGGCGGTCACTGCAGCGGTGGCGGTGATCGTAAGTGTGATGCTGTACGGCAAGTTCGCTAACACGGCGGAGGAGAATGCCAATCTCAACATGCAGCAAATTATTGAACAGGTGAACTATAACCTGGAGCTGTATGTGAAAGGGATGGGCAGTATTTTTGCGACGGCCGAGAAGCAGATTACCTCTACGCCCTCCATCGATTCCCCGCTGCTCTATGAACGGATGGATACACTGATGAGCAGCCGCGAGGATCTGGTGTCAGTGGCTGTTTTTACCCCGCAGGGGCAGTATGTGGTTGGGACGCCGGGGCAGACGATGCGCATGAACACGGGGCTGGAGAGCCAGAGCTGGTTCACTACAGCCAAGCGTACCTCGGAGATCTCCTATTCTGCCCCGCATATCCAGAATCTGTTCAAGGGCAGGTATACCTGGGTGGTTTCCATCTCCAAGCTGATTCAGTACAGAGAGAACGGGGAGCTGAGAACCGGTGTGCTGCTGCTGGACTTCAACTTTAGAACGATTGATCAGCTCAGCAAGCAGGTCAAGCTGGGCAAAAGAGGCTACGCCTACATCCTCGATCCACTCGGGAATATCGTCTACCACCCGCAGCAGCAGCTCATTTACGCCGGGCTGAAATACGAGAATGTGGAGCCGGTGCTGGAATATGCCTACCGCAGCTATCTGGACGAATCGACCGGGGAGAAGCGGTTCATTACCGTACGCACACTGGCGCAGACCGGCTGGAAGATTGTCGGGGTAGCCTATTACGATGAGATTGTCACCACCAAGCGGGATCTCAATCAGTTCCTGGCGTGGTTTCTTGGTGTTGTGCTCGTCTGCGTCATTGCAGTGTCGGTCTTCCTGTCCTGGCTGATTGCCAGCCCCATCCGCAAGCTGGAGCGTACCGTGAAGCAGGTGGCGGAGGGCGATCTGAATACGCCGATTAACGTCAGCGGAGCCTACGAGGTAGAGCAGCTGTCGAGGCGCTTCAACATGATGCTCCAGCGTATCCGCCAGCTGATGGAGCAGATCATTTATGAGCAGGAGACGAAGCGTAAGGGTGAGCTTGAGGTGCTGCAATCGCAGATCAACCCGCATTTTCTGTACAATACGCTGAATTCAGTTATCCGGCTGGCCGAACGCGGCAAAACGGATGAAGTCGTCACCATGATCCAGTCACTTTCAAGATTCTTCCGCATCAGTCTCAGCAAAGGCAAGAATATTATCACCATTCAGGAAGAACTGGATCATATCCGCCATTACCTGGTGATTCAGAGCTTCCGCTTCAAGAATAAATTCCGTTATGAGATCACGGCGCAGGAGGAGGTCCTGGAGTGCCAGACGATCAAGCTGATTCTGCAGCCTATCGTGGAGAACGCGCTTTATCACGGGATTGAAATGCTGCCGGACGAGGGGCTGATCTCTATCACCGCCGGGCTTCAGGACGGGGTAATCATCATCAGGGTCAGCGACAACGGCCTCGGGATGTCCAAGGAGACAGTGAACGGCATTCTAAGCGGAAGCGTCAAAAGCACCAGCGGATCAGGGGTCGGCGTCCGGAATGTGCACGAACGGATCGGCCTGTATTACGGGCGGGAGTACGGGCTTGCTTTTGAGAGTGAGCTGGAAGAGGGGACGGTTGTTACGATTGTGTTCCCGGCCCTCCCGGCGGGAGAGGCTACGGATGAGCAGAAGGAGGAGACGAACCTGTGA
- a CDS encoding substrate-binding domain-containing protein produces MKSLRVWLTVLLCGVLWISVSSCFNASPAYISTSKTRNIHLIVKMNKGDYWNTLKLGAEAAAKEFNVNLTFKAPDSESDIEEQVVMVEESIKEKADVIILAASSYMGLAQVVDQAAYSRIPVISVDAEVGSAKVRTYVGSNGYEAGQKSAERLIELLGGYGEIGIINFTNSSLTPDSGKTGSIDYGARDADEREKGFLNYAARFPNVKVVPIAYTSSSTSDAENLTREMLNKYPQLRGIATLNEIASQGAARVIQSLKRDSVKMIAFDSSPSMMESLQDGTVQATVIQNPFSNGYLAVKYAVEALEGMDVPERVDTGTKLIDLANMLWPENQKLLFPFVR; encoded by the coding sequence GTGAAAAGCCTGCGTGTATGGCTCACCGTGCTGCTGTGCGGAGTGCTGTGGATCTCTGTATCCTCTTGCTTTAATGCCTCGCCAGCTTATATCAGCACCAGCAAGACGCGGAATATCCACCTGATTGTCAAGATGAACAAAGGGGATTATTGGAACACCCTGAAGCTCGGGGCAGAGGCTGCGGCGAAGGAATTCAATGTCAATCTGACGTTCAAGGCGCCGGATTCGGAGAGTGATATTGAGGAACAGGTCGTCATGGTGGAGGAGTCCATTAAGGAGAAGGCGGATGTGATTATTCTCGCGGCCAGCAGCTATATGGGACTGGCGCAGGTCGTGGACCAGGCGGCGTATTCCAGAATTCCGGTGATCTCAGTCGATGCGGAGGTTGGCTCGGCTAAGGTTCGGACATACGTGGGATCGAACGGCTACGAGGCCGGACAGAAGTCCGCTGAGCGGCTGATTGAGCTGCTGGGGGGCTATGGAGAGATCGGAATCATTAATTTCACCAATTCGTCGCTTACCCCGGACTCCGGCAAGACTGGCAGTATCGACTATGGTGCGCGGGATGCAGATGAGCGGGAAAAGGGTTTTTTGAATTATGCCGCGCGCTTCCCTAACGTTAAGGTCGTACCGATCGCCTACACCTCCTCCAGCACCTCCGACGCCGAGAATCTGACCCGGGAGATGCTGAACAAGTATCCCCAGCTGCGCGGTATTGCCACCCTGAATGAGATTGCTTCACAGGGCGCGGCCAGGGTGATTCAGAGTCTGAAGAGGGATAGTGTGAAAATGATTGCTTTTGACAGCTCACCCTCCATGATGGAATCGCTTCAGGATGGCACTGTGCAGGCGACCGTCATCCAGAATCCGTTCAGCAACGGGTATCTGGCAGTGAAATATGCTGTGGAGGCGCTCGAAGGCATGGATGTTCCCGAACGCGTGGACACCGGCACCAAGCTCATAGATCTTGCGAATATGCTGTGGCCGGAGAATCAGAAGTTGCTGTTCCCGTTTGTAAGATAG
- a CDS encoding galactose ABC transporter substrate-binding protein, translating into MKKITSVLLASALLGAALAGCGGNNNKAADAANTGTAANTENSGSAETPKVGVAIYKFDDTFMTGVRNAIDAAAKGIATVDIVDSQNSQPTQNDKVDLFITKKYNGMLINPVDRTAAGVIIDKAKTANIPVVFLNREPLPEDMKKWDKVYYVGAKAEESGTMSGQLIVDYWKAHPEADKNGDGVLQYVMLKGEPGHQDAELRTTYSIQAIEDAGIKVEKLAEDTAMWDRVKGQEKMAAFLGSHGDKIEAVLANNDDMALGAIEALKAQGYFSGDKYMPVVGVDATAPAVQALQDGTMLGTVLNDANNQGKAAITLAALLAKGETPTKENVGFDITDNQFVWISYKKITKDNVADAQ; encoded by the coding sequence ATGAAAAAAATCACTTCCGTTTTACTTGCCAGTGCATTGCTGGGTGCGGCTCTCGCAGGCTGCGGCGGCAACAATAACAAGGCGGCTGATGCTGCTAACACAGGAACTGCGGCTAACACGGAGAATTCCGGTTCTGCTGAGACTCCAAAGGTCGGGGTAGCGATCTACAAATTCGACGACACATTCATGACGGGTGTCCGCAACGCCATCGACGCTGCTGCTAAGGGCATTGCCACGGTAGATATCGTAGACAGCCAGAATTCCCAGCCGACACAGAACGATAAGGTGGATCTGTTCATCACCAAGAAATATAACGGCATGCTGATTAACCCGGTAGACCGTACTGCTGCCGGCGTCATCATTGACAAGGCCAAGACAGCGAACATTCCAGTGGTTTTCCTGAACCGCGAGCCGCTGCCGGAAGATATGAAGAAATGGGATAAGGTCTACTATGTAGGCGCCAAGGCTGAAGAGTCCGGCACCATGTCCGGCCAGCTGATTGTGGACTACTGGAAGGCACACCCTGAAGCGGACAAGAACGGCGACGGCGTGCTGCAATATGTCATGCTGAAGGGCGAACCGGGACACCAGGATGCCGAGCTGCGCACCACGTATTCCATCCAGGCAATCGAAGATGCCGGCATCAAGGTAGAGAAGCTGGCTGAAGATACCGCGATGTGGGATCGTGTAAAAGGCCAAGAGAAAATGGCCGCCTTCCTCGGCTCCCACGGCGACAAGATTGAAGCCGTACTGGCCAACAACGATGACATGGCACTCGGCGCCATCGAAGCTCTGAAGGCTCAAGGCTACTTCAGCGGCGACAAATACATGCCGGTTGTAGGCGTGGATGCAACAGCACCTGCGGTTCAGGCTTTGCAGGACGGAACGATGCTCGGCACCGTACTGAACGATGCCAACAACCAAGGTAAAGCAGCGATCACCCTGGCCGCTCTGCTGGCCAAAGGCGAAACGCCGACCAAAGAGAACGTAGGCTTCGACATCACAGACAACCAGTTTGTATGGATCTCCTACAAAAAGATCACCAAAGACAACGTAGCGGACGCGCAATAA
- a CDS encoding sugar ABC transporter ATP-binding protein, translating to MANTEFLLEMNGITKEFPGVKALDGVSIKVRPGSVHALMGENGAGKSTLMKCLFGIYSPDAGEIFLDGQKASISSSSEALKHGISMIHQELHPVPFRSVMENIWLGRFPTKGIGPLQFIDHKKMFTDTENLFKDLDIDLNPETLVGKLSVSKIQSIEIAKAVSFHSRVIVMDEPTSSLTSVEVEHLFRIIRDLQKRGVAIIYISHKMEEILEISDEVTIMRDGKKIGTWPSAELTTDLIISKMVGRDLTNRFPERTNVPGKVFMKVEGLTSPEPRSFKDVSFELRRGEILGVGGLVGAQRTEVIEALFGLRAVKSGSISLDGKNVKINSPQDAKKHGLALLTEERRVTGIFPVLSVHENGAIANLDRYKTPYLLLNGRKKKVEVDKMIEKLRTKTPTTKTQIMNLSGGNQQKVLLARWLLTEPEVLLLDEPTRGIDVGAKFEIYTIIADLAKQGKSIIMISSEMPELLGMSDRVMVMSEGRLTGILEGAQATETEVMRLAAQH from the coding sequence ATGGCAAATACGGAATTTTTGCTGGAAATGAACGGCATTACCAAAGAATTTCCCGGCGTGAAGGCGCTGGATGGAGTCAGCATTAAGGTTCGTCCGGGCTCGGTTCATGCACTTATGGGCGAGAACGGGGCAGGTAAGTCCACACTGATGAAATGTCTCTTTGGAATCTATTCACCGGATGCCGGTGAGATCTTTCTGGATGGCCAGAAGGCCTCCATTTCAAGTTCGAGCGAAGCACTGAAGCACGGCATCTCGATGATCCATCAGGAGCTGCACCCTGTACCTTTCCGCAGCGTGATGGAGAACATCTGGCTGGGACGTTTTCCAACCAAGGGTATCGGGCCGCTTCAGTTCATTGACCACAAAAAAATGTTTACCGACACAGAAAACCTGTTCAAAGATCTGGATATCGACCTGAATCCCGAAACGCTGGTGGGCAAGCTATCTGTATCCAAGATCCAATCCATCGAAATCGCGAAGGCGGTCTCTTTTCACTCCCGTGTTATTGTCATGGATGAGCCAACCTCGTCCTTAACGAGTGTGGAAGTGGAGCATCTGTTCCGGATCATCCGGGACCTGCAAAAAAGAGGCGTAGCTATTATCTATATCTCTCACAAAATGGAAGAAATCCTGGAAATCTCCGATGAAGTGACGATTATGCGTGATGGTAAAAAGATCGGCACCTGGCCTTCGGCCGAGCTGACCACGGACCTGATTATCTCCAAGATGGTCGGACGCGATCTGACGAACCGTTTCCCGGAGCGCACCAATGTTCCAGGCAAGGTGTTCATGAAGGTGGAAGGCCTGACCTCACCCGAGCCCAGATCCTTCAAGGATGTCTCCTTCGAGTTAAGACGCGGGGAGATTCTGGGTGTCGGCGGTCTGGTCGGCGCACAGCGAACCGAGGTTATTGAGGCGCTGTTCGGACTGCGCGCGGTGAAATCCGGCTCCATCTCGCTTGACGGCAAGAATGTGAAGATCAACTCTCCGCAGGATGCCAAAAAACACGGACTGGCCCTGTTGACTGAGGAGCGCCGCGTGACGGGGATTTTCCCTGTGCTGTCTGTGCATGAGAATGGAGCTATCGCCAACCTGGACCGCTACAAGACGCCTTATCTGCTGCTGAACGGCCGCAAGAAGAAGGTTGAAGTGGATAAAATGATTGAAAAGCTGCGCACCAAAACGCCAACGACCAAAACGCAGATTATGAATCTCTCCGGCGGGAATCAGCAGAAGGTGCTGCTGGCCAGATGGCTGCTTACTGAGCCTGAGGTGCTGTTGCTCGATGAGCCGACACGCGGGATTGACGTCGGTGCGAAGTTCGAGATCTATACGATCATTGCCGACCTGGCGAAGCAGGGGAAGAGCATCATTATGATCTCCTCGGAGATGCCCGAGCTGCTGGGGATGTCCGACCGTGTTATGGTGATGTCCGAAGGACGGCTGACAGGAATATTAGAAGGTGCGCAGGCTACGGAAACCGAAGTGATGCGTCTCGCCGCACAGCATTAA
- the mglC gene encoding galactose/methyl galactoside ABC transporter permease MglC, whose amino-acid sequence MTIKRAQSFVTQNAIYIVLVLLIMGIIIYEPSFMSINTLRDVLIQSSTRVIIALGVAFILITAGTDLSAGRVVGFTAVISASMLQIPDYSRRFFPDLPQVQVWLPILIAIVAGLLCGLVNGIIVSKLNVPPFIATLGTMLIVYGLNSLYFDMDPNQSQPIGGLRQDFTNIGSGFIGSGQYSIPYIVLIALGIAAIVWVLFNKTKLGKNMYAIGGNMQAAKVSGINVSKNLIYIYAIAGALYGLAGVLEAARTGGATNNYGNMYELDAIAACVVGGVSTTGGIGTVPGVLVGVIIFTLINYGLTFIGISPYYQLIIKGLIIIAAVSFDMRKYSSKK is encoded by the coding sequence ATGACTATTAAAAGAGCGCAGTCCTTCGTGACTCAAAACGCAATCTACATCGTGCTGGTCCTGCTGATTATGGGGATTATCATATACGAGCCAAGCTTCATGTCCATTAACACCTTGCGGGATGTACTGATCCAGTCCTCCACACGCGTTATTATTGCGCTCGGGGTAGCCTTTATCCTGATCACCGCCGGGACCGACTTGTCGGCAGGCCGGGTGGTCGGCTTCACAGCGGTGATCTCAGCTTCCATGCTGCAGATACCCGATTACTCCCGCCGCTTCTTCCCTGATCTGCCGCAGGTGCAGGTCTGGCTGCCGATTCTGATCGCCATTGTGGCCGGTCTGCTCTGCGGTCTCGTCAACGGAATTATCGTCTCCAAGCTGAACGTTCCGCCGTTTATTGCCACCCTGGGCACGATGCTGATTGTATATGGCCTGAACTCCCTGTACTTCGATATGGACCCTAACCAATCCCAGCCCATCGGCGGTCTGCGCCAGGACTTCACCAACATCGGCTCCGGTTTCATCGGCAGCGGCCAATATTCCATTCCTTACATCGTACTCATAGCCCTCGGAATCGCGGCGATCGTCTGGGTGCTGTTCAACAAAACCAAGCTGGGCAAAAACATGTACGCCATCGGCGGCAACATGCAGGCAGCCAAGGTATCCGGGATCAATGTCTCCAAGAACCTGATCTACATCTACGCCATCGCTGGTGCCCTGTACGGTCTGGCCGGTGTGCTTGAAGCGGCAAGAACCGGCGGTGCCACCAATAACTACGGGAACATGTACGAGCTTGATGCCATCGCAGCCTGCGTCGTCGGCGGCGTATCCACCACAGGCGGAATCGGTACCGTTCCAGGCGTCCTGGTCGGCGTGATTATCTTCACCCTGATCAACTACGGCCTGACCTTCATCGGAATTAGCCCGTACTACCAGCTGATTATCAAAGGCTTGATCATTATCGCTGCGGTGTCGTTTGATATGCGGAAATATTCATCGAAGAAATAA